The following coding sequences are from one Scomber japonicus isolate fScoJap1 chromosome 3, fScoJap1.pri, whole genome shotgun sequence window:
- the arhgap46a gene encoding rho GTPase-activating protein 39 isoform X2, with protein sequence MNSSDWVEILEPRSRERMYVNLTTGECGWEPPIGAPVRQADGNQWWELFDPQSGRFYYYNSTGRRTVWHRPQGADIVPLSQLQAMKRCSEAKRAGGGGDRHHHGTTGSISSVGSQGRCTPLPEQEGDSPLPRPLETSEVPANPELDPAVDSRSQGDGSSTEHSTDGSKEPQRDASQRWQPTPGSKAAMLVKVNSMSRNQPSPSLQQQQQHLQHSAHGKANTFTLHPTSSKAQGGHVSSNQGYKTAPSGKMSADTRQAHHLRKASNGSFCLVSSESGHPSPLLHRSQTSTPRPVSPQYGCTAPIYDEPVSECPIYDEPPIDMEVEGAHLYNGQPLSRLTPTHSLQKPRHLQHPGSSHPGSRHRRNPSASDYSPAGLECIKHMVNVDPKLLSSSPASTRAPSPTSRQDPVLTQPQPHPQSHAHSLPPARGQLRDREAGTPGPSTLDKKQSWRVLEATVQRAMEARHSRQSSQASQDFPSSTPQATANYQDSGYSTGPSPSLRRKSRRRVGASGAAGGRPGSVGSSGELCALNERLMAEMREVVSRSNTMREVRAGLDPEMGERVVVPRTRSPADSLRWYGAGGGSAGRCSSREDLTGTARSLSRAGNHGNPALTPLEIPGRQKRTYEKVDTLEMSVNSQASLSSPETPGPPSQAGTLELQAQLESRKKGMVDGRTASLGPHRPSNHDNREGGDGAGGRAGGSSYQLSYATLRQPPPPDMGMEDWASKHLNMHTQGLFRRRVSIANMLSWNRGSIKKPMLVTSNRAVRKEACEMFKLVQAYMGDRPSRLDRRHSALLIVTKCWDMPGLRDELYVQLVRQTTGNATPRSLAAGWELMAVSLAFFAPSPKFRCYLEGYIQRHMEPSSDKKCESQTEQQVTQFILEQQELKLKKNSKSRKKRKQNTEEEEGLPISTYAKFCHRKLQKVAITGGKKGLRKPTLEEIDHSRRAIVTPSLFGSSLEEVMERQSELFPDRKLPWVQVQLSQYVLALGGAQTEGIFRVPGDIDEVNALKLQVDQWRIPENLSDPNVPASLMKLWYRELEEPLIPMNFYKQCVSNCDDPVAAIAVVQSLPELNRLVLCYFIHFLQVFAQPSNVAITKMDVNNLAMVMAPNCLRCQSDDPRIIFENTRKEMSFLRMLIVHLDTSFIEGVV encoded by the exons ATGAATAG ctcAGATTGGGTGGAGATCTTGGAGCCACGCTCCCGTGAGCGTATGTATGTGAACTTGACCACTGGTGAGTGCGGCTGGGAACCCCCTATAGGTGCTCCGGTCCGTCAGGCAGACGGCAACCAGTGGTGGGAGCTATTCGACCCTCAAAGTGGCCGCTTCTACTACTACAACTCCACCGGGCGCCGCACAGTCTGGCACCGACCCCAGGGAGCCGATATAGTACCACTCTCCCAGCTCCAGGCCATGAAGCGCTGCAGCGAGGCCAAACGGGCGGGAGGCGGCGGGGACAGGCACCACCATGGGACCACGGGGAGTATCAGCAGTGTGGGGAGCCAGGGACGCTGCACCCCTCTGCCCGAGCAGGAGGGAGACAGTCCTCTTCCCAGACCCTTGGAGACTAGTGAGGTGCCTGCCAACCCAGAGCTGGACCCAGCAGTGGACAGCAGATCGCAGGGAGATGGAAGCAGCACTGAACACAGCACAGATGGCAGCAAAGAACCGCAGAG GGATGCCTCTCAAAGATGGCAGCCCACTCCTGGTTCTAAGGCAGCCATGTTGGTGAAGGTGAACAGCATGAGCCGTAATCAGCCCAGCCCatctttgcagcagcagcagcagcacctccaGCACAGTGCACACGGCAAAGCCAACACCTTCACTCTGCACCCAACCAGCAGTAAGGCCCAAGGAGGACACGTAAGCTCCAACCAGGGATATAAAACGGCCCCTTCTGGCAAAATGTCAGCTGATACACGCCAAGCCCATCACCTGAGAAAAGCCAGCAATGGCAGCTTCTGTTTGGTGTCTTCAGAAAGTGGCCATCCCAGTCCACTCCTGCACAGGTCACAGACCAGCACACCGCGCCCCGTCTCCCCCCAGTATGGTTGCACTGCCCCGATCTATGACGAGCCAGTTTCAGAGTGTCCCATATATGACGAACCCCCGATTGACATGGAGGTAGAGGGTGCGCACCTGTACAACGGGCAACCTCTGTCTCGCCTGACGCCCACCCATAGCCTCCAGAAACCAAGACACCTCCAGCACCCTGGCTCATCTCATCCAGGGTCCAGACACAGGAGGAATCCTTCTGCCTCTGACTATAGCCCAGCTGGTCTGGAGTGCATCAAGCACATGGTCAATGTGGACCCCAAGCTCCTATCCAGCTCCCCAGCATCCACACGTGCCCCGTCCCCTACCTCCAGGCAGGACCCAGTCTTGACCCAGCCTCAGCCACATCCCCAGTCCCACGCTCACTCTTTGCCCCCAGCTCGAGGCCAGTTGAGGGACAGAGAGGCGGGGACCCCGGGGCCAAGTACACTGGACAAGAAGCAAAGCTGGCGGGTGCTGGAGGCCACTGTCCAGCGAGCCATGGAGGCGAGGCACAGTAGACAGAGCAGCCAGGCCTCGCAGGACTTCCCCTCCTCAACTCCACAGGCTACAGCAAACTATCAAGACTCTGGTTACTCCACTGGCCCCTCTCCAAGTCTGAGGagaaagagcaggaggagggtgGGAGCCAGCGGCGCTGCAGGAGGCAGGCCGGGGTCGGTAGGCAGCAGTGGAGAGCTGTGCGCCCTCAACGAAAGGCTGATGGCCGAGATGAGGGAGGTGGTGAGTCGTTCCAACACTATGAGGGAGGTGAGAGCAGGACTGGACCCAGAGATGGGAGAGAGAGTGGTCGTACCTCGGACACGCTCCCCCGCGGACTCGCTCAGGTGGTACGGAGCAGGAGGGGGGTCAGCCGGCAGGTGCTCATCACGAGAGGACCTCACCGGGACTGCCCGCTCACTGAGTAGGgcaggtaaccatggcaaccctGCTCTGACCCCTCTGGAGATACCAGGGCGGCAGAAAAGGACCTATGAGAAGGTGGACACCCTGGAGATGAGCGTTAATAGCCAAGCCAGCCTGTCTTCACCAGAGACCCCAGGACCACCCTCTCAG GCGGGCACCCTCGAGCTTCAGGCTCAGTTGGAAAGCAGGAAGAAAGGCATGGTGGACGGGCGGACCGCTTCCCTCGGCCCCCACCGACCTTCCAACCACGACAACAGAGAGGGAGGTGATGGGGCAGGAGGACGAGCGGGAGGATCCTCCTACCAGCTCTCCTACGCCACCTTGCGGCAGCCCCCGCCTCCGGACATGGGTATGGAGGATTGGGCCAGCAAGCACCTCAACATGCACACGCAGGGCCTGTTCCGGCGCCGCGTCTCCATCGCCAACATGCTGTCGTGGAACCGCGGCTCCATCAAAAAGCCCATGCTGGTCACCAGCAACCGCGCCGTCAGAAAGGAGGCCTGCGAGATGTTCAAGCTGGTGCAGGCCTACATGGGAGACAGGCCCTCACGCCTGGACCGCCGTCACAGCGCCCTGCTCATCGTCACCAAGTGCTGGGACATGCCAGGGTTGCGGGACGAGCTGTACGTGCAGCTAGTGAGGCAGACAACGGGCAACGCCACCCCCAGGAGCTTGGCGGCGGGCTGGGAGTTGATGGCGGTCAGCTTGGCCTTCTTCGCCCCCTCGCCCAAGTTCCGCTGCTACCTGGAGGGCTACATCCAGAGACACATGGAGCCCAGCAGCGACAAGAAATGTGAGTCTCAGACTGAGCAACAGG TGACCCAGTTCATACTGGAACAGCAGGAACTGAAACTGAAGAAGAATTCAAAGTCCAGAAAGAAACGGAAACAGAACACCGAGGAGGAAGAGG GTCTGCCCATCAGCACATATGCCAAGTTCTGTCATCGGAAACTGCAAAAGGTGGCGATCACTGGAGGAAAAAAG GGGCTACGCAAGCCCACCTTGGAAGAGATCGACCACAGTAGGCGGGCTATCGTCACCCCCTCCCTGTTCGGCAGCTCCctggaggaggtgatggagaggcAAAGCGAGCTCTTCCCAGACAGGAAACTGCCTTGGGTGCAGGTTCAGCTTTCCCAGTATGTCCTGGCTCTCGGCGGGGCTCAGACAGAGGGCATCTTCAG GGTGCCTGGAGACATTGATGAAGTGAATGCATTGAAGCTCCAAGTAGATCAGTGGAGGATCCCGGAAAATCTGTCAGATCCCAACGTTCCTG CTTCCCTGATGAAGCTGTGGTATCGGGAGCTGGAGGAACCTCTCATCCCCATGAACTTCTATAAGCAGTGCGTCAGTAACTGCGATGACCCAGTGGCGGCCATCGCTGTGGTTCAGTCTCTGCCTGAGCTCAACAGGCTGGTGCTCTGCTACTTCATCCACTTCCTGCAG GTATTCGCCCAGCCTTCTAATGTGGCCATCACCAAGATGGATGTGAACAACCTGGCCATGGTTATGGCCCCCAACTGCCTGCGATGCCAATCAGACGACCCGCGGATCATCTTTGAAAACACACGCAAAGAGATGTCCTTCCTGAGAATGCTCATTGTTCACCTCGATACCAGTTTCATTGAAGGAGTGGTTTAG
- the arhgap46a gene encoding rho GTPase-activating protein 39 isoform X1 — MAGTSSDWVEILEPRSRERMYVNLTTGECGWEPPIGAPVRQADGNQWWELFDPQSGRFYYYNSTGRRTVWHRPQGADIVPLSQLQAMKRCSEAKRAGGGGDRHHHGTTGSISSVGSQGRCTPLPEQEGDSPLPRPLETSEVPANPELDPAVDSRSQGDGSSTEHSTDGSKEPQRDASQRWQPTPGSKAAMLVKVNSMSRNQPSPSLQQQQQHLQHSAHGKANTFTLHPTSSKAQGGHVSSNQGYKTAPSGKMSADTRQAHHLRKASNGSFCLVSSESGHPSPLLHRSQTSTPRPVSPQYGCTAPIYDEPVSECPIYDEPPIDMEVEGAHLYNGQPLSRLTPTHSLQKPRHLQHPGSSHPGSRHRRNPSASDYSPAGLECIKHMVNVDPKLLSSSPASTRAPSPTSRQDPVLTQPQPHPQSHAHSLPPARGQLRDREAGTPGPSTLDKKQSWRVLEATVQRAMEARHSRQSSQASQDFPSSTPQATANYQDSGYSTGPSPSLRRKSRRRVGASGAAGGRPGSVGSSGELCALNERLMAEMREVVSRSNTMREVRAGLDPEMGERVVVPRTRSPADSLRWYGAGGGSAGRCSSREDLTGTARSLSRAGNHGNPALTPLEIPGRQKRTYEKVDTLEMSVNSQASLSSPETPGPPSQAGTLELQAQLESRKKGMVDGRTASLGPHRPSNHDNREGGDGAGGRAGGSSYQLSYATLRQPPPPDMGMEDWASKHLNMHTQGLFRRRVSIANMLSWNRGSIKKPMLVTSNRAVRKEACEMFKLVQAYMGDRPSRLDRRHSALLIVTKCWDMPGLRDELYVQLVRQTTGNATPRSLAAGWELMAVSLAFFAPSPKFRCYLEGYIQRHMEPSSDKKCESQTEQQVTQFILEQQELKLKKNSKSRKKRKQNTEEEEGLPISTYAKFCHRKLQKVAITGGKKGLRKPTLEEIDHSRRAIVTPSLFGSSLEEVMERQSELFPDRKLPWVQVQLSQYVLALGGAQTEGIFRVPGDIDEVNALKLQVDQWRIPENLSDPNVPASLMKLWYRELEEPLIPMNFYKQCVSNCDDPVAAIAVVQSLPELNRLVLCYFIHFLQVFAQPSNVAITKMDVNNLAMVMAPNCLRCQSDDPRIIFENTRKEMSFLRMLIVHLDTSFIEGVV, encoded by the exons ctcAGATTGGGTGGAGATCTTGGAGCCACGCTCCCGTGAGCGTATGTATGTGAACTTGACCACTGGTGAGTGCGGCTGGGAACCCCCTATAGGTGCTCCGGTCCGTCAGGCAGACGGCAACCAGTGGTGGGAGCTATTCGACCCTCAAAGTGGCCGCTTCTACTACTACAACTCCACCGGGCGCCGCACAGTCTGGCACCGACCCCAGGGAGCCGATATAGTACCACTCTCCCAGCTCCAGGCCATGAAGCGCTGCAGCGAGGCCAAACGGGCGGGAGGCGGCGGGGACAGGCACCACCATGGGACCACGGGGAGTATCAGCAGTGTGGGGAGCCAGGGACGCTGCACCCCTCTGCCCGAGCAGGAGGGAGACAGTCCTCTTCCCAGACCCTTGGAGACTAGTGAGGTGCCTGCCAACCCAGAGCTGGACCCAGCAGTGGACAGCAGATCGCAGGGAGATGGAAGCAGCACTGAACACAGCACAGATGGCAGCAAAGAACCGCAGAG GGATGCCTCTCAAAGATGGCAGCCCACTCCTGGTTCTAAGGCAGCCATGTTGGTGAAGGTGAACAGCATGAGCCGTAATCAGCCCAGCCCatctttgcagcagcagcagcagcacctccaGCACAGTGCACACGGCAAAGCCAACACCTTCACTCTGCACCCAACCAGCAGTAAGGCCCAAGGAGGACACGTAAGCTCCAACCAGGGATATAAAACGGCCCCTTCTGGCAAAATGTCAGCTGATACACGCCAAGCCCATCACCTGAGAAAAGCCAGCAATGGCAGCTTCTGTTTGGTGTCTTCAGAAAGTGGCCATCCCAGTCCACTCCTGCACAGGTCACAGACCAGCACACCGCGCCCCGTCTCCCCCCAGTATGGTTGCACTGCCCCGATCTATGACGAGCCAGTTTCAGAGTGTCCCATATATGACGAACCCCCGATTGACATGGAGGTAGAGGGTGCGCACCTGTACAACGGGCAACCTCTGTCTCGCCTGACGCCCACCCATAGCCTCCAGAAACCAAGACACCTCCAGCACCCTGGCTCATCTCATCCAGGGTCCAGACACAGGAGGAATCCTTCTGCCTCTGACTATAGCCCAGCTGGTCTGGAGTGCATCAAGCACATGGTCAATGTGGACCCCAAGCTCCTATCCAGCTCCCCAGCATCCACACGTGCCCCGTCCCCTACCTCCAGGCAGGACCCAGTCTTGACCCAGCCTCAGCCACATCCCCAGTCCCACGCTCACTCTTTGCCCCCAGCTCGAGGCCAGTTGAGGGACAGAGAGGCGGGGACCCCGGGGCCAAGTACACTGGACAAGAAGCAAAGCTGGCGGGTGCTGGAGGCCACTGTCCAGCGAGCCATGGAGGCGAGGCACAGTAGACAGAGCAGCCAGGCCTCGCAGGACTTCCCCTCCTCAACTCCACAGGCTACAGCAAACTATCAAGACTCTGGTTACTCCACTGGCCCCTCTCCAAGTCTGAGGagaaagagcaggaggagggtgGGAGCCAGCGGCGCTGCAGGAGGCAGGCCGGGGTCGGTAGGCAGCAGTGGAGAGCTGTGCGCCCTCAACGAAAGGCTGATGGCCGAGATGAGGGAGGTGGTGAGTCGTTCCAACACTATGAGGGAGGTGAGAGCAGGACTGGACCCAGAGATGGGAGAGAGAGTGGTCGTACCTCGGACACGCTCCCCCGCGGACTCGCTCAGGTGGTACGGAGCAGGAGGGGGGTCAGCCGGCAGGTGCTCATCACGAGAGGACCTCACCGGGACTGCCCGCTCACTGAGTAGGgcaggtaaccatggcaaccctGCTCTGACCCCTCTGGAGATACCAGGGCGGCAGAAAAGGACCTATGAGAAGGTGGACACCCTGGAGATGAGCGTTAATAGCCAAGCCAGCCTGTCTTCACCAGAGACCCCAGGACCACCCTCTCAG GCGGGCACCCTCGAGCTTCAGGCTCAGTTGGAAAGCAGGAAGAAAGGCATGGTGGACGGGCGGACCGCTTCCCTCGGCCCCCACCGACCTTCCAACCACGACAACAGAGAGGGAGGTGATGGGGCAGGAGGACGAGCGGGAGGATCCTCCTACCAGCTCTCCTACGCCACCTTGCGGCAGCCCCCGCCTCCGGACATGGGTATGGAGGATTGGGCCAGCAAGCACCTCAACATGCACACGCAGGGCCTGTTCCGGCGCCGCGTCTCCATCGCCAACATGCTGTCGTGGAACCGCGGCTCCATCAAAAAGCCCATGCTGGTCACCAGCAACCGCGCCGTCAGAAAGGAGGCCTGCGAGATGTTCAAGCTGGTGCAGGCCTACATGGGAGACAGGCCCTCACGCCTGGACCGCCGTCACAGCGCCCTGCTCATCGTCACCAAGTGCTGGGACATGCCAGGGTTGCGGGACGAGCTGTACGTGCAGCTAGTGAGGCAGACAACGGGCAACGCCACCCCCAGGAGCTTGGCGGCGGGCTGGGAGTTGATGGCGGTCAGCTTGGCCTTCTTCGCCCCCTCGCCCAAGTTCCGCTGCTACCTGGAGGGCTACATCCAGAGACACATGGAGCCCAGCAGCGACAAGAAATGTGAGTCTCAGACTGAGCAACAGG TGACCCAGTTCATACTGGAACAGCAGGAACTGAAACTGAAGAAGAATTCAAAGTCCAGAAAGAAACGGAAACAGAACACCGAGGAGGAAGAGG GTCTGCCCATCAGCACATATGCCAAGTTCTGTCATCGGAAACTGCAAAAGGTGGCGATCACTGGAGGAAAAAAG GGGCTACGCAAGCCCACCTTGGAAGAGATCGACCACAGTAGGCGGGCTATCGTCACCCCCTCCCTGTTCGGCAGCTCCctggaggaggtgatggagaggcAAAGCGAGCTCTTCCCAGACAGGAAACTGCCTTGGGTGCAGGTTCAGCTTTCCCAGTATGTCCTGGCTCTCGGCGGGGCTCAGACAGAGGGCATCTTCAG GGTGCCTGGAGACATTGATGAAGTGAATGCATTGAAGCTCCAAGTAGATCAGTGGAGGATCCCGGAAAATCTGTCAGATCCCAACGTTCCTG CTTCCCTGATGAAGCTGTGGTATCGGGAGCTGGAGGAACCTCTCATCCCCATGAACTTCTATAAGCAGTGCGTCAGTAACTGCGATGACCCAGTGGCGGCCATCGCTGTGGTTCAGTCTCTGCCTGAGCTCAACAGGCTGGTGCTCTGCTACTTCATCCACTTCCTGCAG GTATTCGCCCAGCCTTCTAATGTGGCCATCACCAAGATGGATGTGAACAACCTGGCCATGGTTATGGCCCCCAACTGCCTGCGATGCCAATCAGACGACCCGCGGATCATCTTTGAAAACACACGCAAAGAGATGTCCTTCCTGAGAATGCTCATTGTTCACCTCGATACCAGTTTCATTGAAGGAGTGGTTTAG
- the arhgap46a gene encoding rho GTPase-activating protein 39 isoform X3: MAGTSSDWVEILEPRSRERMYVNLTTGECGWEPPIGAPVRQADGNQWWELFDPQSGRFYYYNSTGRRTVWHRPQGADIVPLSQLQAMKRCSEAKRAGGGGDRHHHGTTGSISSVGSQGRCTPLPEQEGDSPLPRPLETSEVPANPELDPAVDSRSQGDGSSTEHSTDGSKEPQRDASQRWQPTPGSKAAMLVKVNSMSRNQPSPSLQQQQQHLQHSAHGKANTFTLHPTSSKAQGGHVSSNQGYKTAPSGKMSADTRQAHHLRKASNGSFCLVSSESGHPSPLLHRSQTSTPRPVSPQYGCTAPIYDEPVSECPIYDEPPIDMEVEGAHLYNGQPLSRLTPTHSLQKPRHLQHPGSSHPGSRHRRNPSASDYSPAGLECIKHMVNVDPKLLSSSPASTRAPSPTSRQDPVLTQPQPHPQSHAHSLPPARGQLRDREAGTPGPSTLDKKQSWRVLEATVQRAMEARHSRQSSQASQDFPSSTPQATANYQDSGYSTGPSPSLRRKSRRRVGASGAAGGRPGSVGSSGELCALNERLMAEMREVVSRSNTMREVRAGLDPEMGERVVVPRTRSPADSLRWYGAGGGSAGRCSSREDLTGTARSLSRAGNHGNPALTPLEIPGRQKRTYEKVDTLEMSVNSQASLSSPETPGPPSQAGTLELQAQLESRKKGMVDGRTASLGPHRPSNHDNREGGDGAGGRAGGSSYQLSYATLRQPPPPDMGMEDWASKHLNMHTQGLFRRRVSIANMLSWNRGSIKKPMLVTSNRAVRKEACEMFKLVQAYMGDRPSRLDRRHSALLIVTKCWDMPGLRDELYVQLVRQTTGNATPRSLAAGWELMAVSLAFFAPSPKFRCYLEGYIQRHMEPSSDKKLTQFILEQQELKLKKNSKSRKKRKQNTEEEEGLPISTYAKFCHRKLQKVAITGGKKGLRKPTLEEIDHSRRAIVTPSLFGSSLEEVMERQSELFPDRKLPWVQVQLSQYVLALGGAQTEGIFRVPGDIDEVNALKLQVDQWRIPENLSDPNVPASLMKLWYRELEEPLIPMNFYKQCVSNCDDPVAAIAVVQSLPELNRLVLCYFIHFLQVFAQPSNVAITKMDVNNLAMVMAPNCLRCQSDDPRIIFENTRKEMSFLRMLIVHLDTSFIEGVV, from the exons ctcAGATTGGGTGGAGATCTTGGAGCCACGCTCCCGTGAGCGTATGTATGTGAACTTGACCACTGGTGAGTGCGGCTGGGAACCCCCTATAGGTGCTCCGGTCCGTCAGGCAGACGGCAACCAGTGGTGGGAGCTATTCGACCCTCAAAGTGGCCGCTTCTACTACTACAACTCCACCGGGCGCCGCACAGTCTGGCACCGACCCCAGGGAGCCGATATAGTACCACTCTCCCAGCTCCAGGCCATGAAGCGCTGCAGCGAGGCCAAACGGGCGGGAGGCGGCGGGGACAGGCACCACCATGGGACCACGGGGAGTATCAGCAGTGTGGGGAGCCAGGGACGCTGCACCCCTCTGCCCGAGCAGGAGGGAGACAGTCCTCTTCCCAGACCCTTGGAGACTAGTGAGGTGCCTGCCAACCCAGAGCTGGACCCAGCAGTGGACAGCAGATCGCAGGGAGATGGAAGCAGCACTGAACACAGCACAGATGGCAGCAAAGAACCGCAGAG GGATGCCTCTCAAAGATGGCAGCCCACTCCTGGTTCTAAGGCAGCCATGTTGGTGAAGGTGAACAGCATGAGCCGTAATCAGCCCAGCCCatctttgcagcagcagcagcagcacctccaGCACAGTGCACACGGCAAAGCCAACACCTTCACTCTGCACCCAACCAGCAGTAAGGCCCAAGGAGGACACGTAAGCTCCAACCAGGGATATAAAACGGCCCCTTCTGGCAAAATGTCAGCTGATACACGCCAAGCCCATCACCTGAGAAAAGCCAGCAATGGCAGCTTCTGTTTGGTGTCTTCAGAAAGTGGCCATCCCAGTCCACTCCTGCACAGGTCACAGACCAGCACACCGCGCCCCGTCTCCCCCCAGTATGGTTGCACTGCCCCGATCTATGACGAGCCAGTTTCAGAGTGTCCCATATATGACGAACCCCCGATTGACATGGAGGTAGAGGGTGCGCACCTGTACAACGGGCAACCTCTGTCTCGCCTGACGCCCACCCATAGCCTCCAGAAACCAAGACACCTCCAGCACCCTGGCTCATCTCATCCAGGGTCCAGACACAGGAGGAATCCTTCTGCCTCTGACTATAGCCCAGCTGGTCTGGAGTGCATCAAGCACATGGTCAATGTGGACCCCAAGCTCCTATCCAGCTCCCCAGCATCCACACGTGCCCCGTCCCCTACCTCCAGGCAGGACCCAGTCTTGACCCAGCCTCAGCCACATCCCCAGTCCCACGCTCACTCTTTGCCCCCAGCTCGAGGCCAGTTGAGGGACAGAGAGGCGGGGACCCCGGGGCCAAGTACACTGGACAAGAAGCAAAGCTGGCGGGTGCTGGAGGCCACTGTCCAGCGAGCCATGGAGGCGAGGCACAGTAGACAGAGCAGCCAGGCCTCGCAGGACTTCCCCTCCTCAACTCCACAGGCTACAGCAAACTATCAAGACTCTGGTTACTCCACTGGCCCCTCTCCAAGTCTGAGGagaaagagcaggaggagggtgGGAGCCAGCGGCGCTGCAGGAGGCAGGCCGGGGTCGGTAGGCAGCAGTGGAGAGCTGTGCGCCCTCAACGAAAGGCTGATGGCCGAGATGAGGGAGGTGGTGAGTCGTTCCAACACTATGAGGGAGGTGAGAGCAGGACTGGACCCAGAGATGGGAGAGAGAGTGGTCGTACCTCGGACACGCTCCCCCGCGGACTCGCTCAGGTGGTACGGAGCAGGAGGGGGGTCAGCCGGCAGGTGCTCATCACGAGAGGACCTCACCGGGACTGCCCGCTCACTGAGTAGGgcaggtaaccatggcaaccctGCTCTGACCCCTCTGGAGATACCAGGGCGGCAGAAAAGGACCTATGAGAAGGTGGACACCCTGGAGATGAGCGTTAATAGCCAAGCCAGCCTGTCTTCACCAGAGACCCCAGGACCACCCTCTCAG GCGGGCACCCTCGAGCTTCAGGCTCAGTTGGAAAGCAGGAAGAAAGGCATGGTGGACGGGCGGACCGCTTCCCTCGGCCCCCACCGACCTTCCAACCACGACAACAGAGAGGGAGGTGATGGGGCAGGAGGACGAGCGGGAGGATCCTCCTACCAGCTCTCCTACGCCACCTTGCGGCAGCCCCCGCCTCCGGACATGGGTATGGAGGATTGGGCCAGCAAGCACCTCAACATGCACACGCAGGGCCTGTTCCGGCGCCGCGTCTCCATCGCCAACATGCTGTCGTGGAACCGCGGCTCCATCAAAAAGCCCATGCTGGTCACCAGCAACCGCGCCGTCAGAAAGGAGGCCTGCGAGATGTTCAAGCTGGTGCAGGCCTACATGGGAGACAGGCCCTCACGCCTGGACCGCCGTCACAGCGCCCTGCTCATCGTCACCAAGTGCTGGGACATGCCAGGGTTGCGGGACGAGCTGTACGTGCAGCTAGTGAGGCAGACAACGGGCAACGCCACCCCCAGGAGCTTGGCGGCGGGCTGGGAGTTGATGGCGGTCAGCTTGGCCTTCTTCGCCCCCTCGCCCAAGTTCCGCTGCTACCTGGAGGGCTACATCCAGAGACACATGGAGCCCAGCAGCGACAAGAAAT TGACCCAGTTCATACTGGAACAGCAGGAACTGAAACTGAAGAAGAATTCAAAGTCCAGAAAGAAACGGAAACAGAACACCGAGGAGGAAGAGG GTCTGCCCATCAGCACATATGCCAAGTTCTGTCATCGGAAACTGCAAAAGGTGGCGATCACTGGAGGAAAAAAG GGGCTACGCAAGCCCACCTTGGAAGAGATCGACCACAGTAGGCGGGCTATCGTCACCCCCTCCCTGTTCGGCAGCTCCctggaggaggtgatggagaggcAAAGCGAGCTCTTCCCAGACAGGAAACTGCCTTGGGTGCAGGTTCAGCTTTCCCAGTATGTCCTGGCTCTCGGCGGGGCTCAGACAGAGGGCATCTTCAG GGTGCCTGGAGACATTGATGAAGTGAATGCATTGAAGCTCCAAGTAGATCAGTGGAGGATCCCGGAAAATCTGTCAGATCCCAACGTTCCTG CTTCCCTGATGAAGCTGTGGTATCGGGAGCTGGAGGAACCTCTCATCCCCATGAACTTCTATAAGCAGTGCGTCAGTAACTGCGATGACCCAGTGGCGGCCATCGCTGTGGTTCAGTCTCTGCCTGAGCTCAACAGGCTGGTGCTCTGCTACTTCATCCACTTCCTGCAG GTATTCGCCCAGCCTTCTAATGTGGCCATCACCAAGATGGATGTGAACAACCTGGCCATGGTTATGGCCCCCAACTGCCTGCGATGCCAATCAGACGACCCGCGGATCATCTTTGAAAACACACGCAAAGAGATGTCCTTCCTGAGAATGCTCATTGTTCACCTCGATACCAGTTTCATTGAAGGAGTGGTTTAG